A portion of the Nitrospira sp. genome contains these proteins:
- the mdh gene encoding malate dehydrogenase, giving the protein MARPMVTVVGAGNVGGTAAQKLAETNRYDVVLVDIAPGLPQGKALDLTQAGPVHGYNTRVVGTNGYDETAGSAVAVITSGIPRKPGMSRDELLATNAKIVTSVVTELVKRSPDIMLILVTNPLDAMTYVAHKVSGLPKQRVMGMAGVLDSARFRAFIAEALNVPATDVQAMVLGGHGDTMVPLLKYTTVKGKPITELLSKDKLAALVKRTQDGGAEIVNLLKTGSAFYAPAASAVDMVESVLEDQKRVLPCAVKCEGEYGINGLFVGVPAKLGRKGVEAIEQYDLSLEEKAALTASAKAVKELCEAVDRLL; this is encoded by the coding sequence ATGGCACGACCGATGGTGACAGTCGTCGGAGCGGGGAACGTCGGTGGTACGGCGGCGCAGAAGCTGGCTGAGACAAACCGCTATGACGTGGTGCTGGTGGATATCGCGCCGGGTCTGCCGCAGGGCAAGGCATTGGATTTGACGCAGGCCGGGCCGGTGCACGGCTACAACACGCGCGTGGTCGGCACCAACGGCTACGATGAAACGGCCGGCTCGGCCGTGGCGGTGATCACCTCGGGCATCCCACGCAAGCCGGGCATGAGCCGCGATGAGCTGCTCGCGACCAATGCGAAGATTGTCACGAGCGTGGTGACGGAACTGGTCAAGCGATCGCCAGACATCATGCTGATCCTGGTCACGAATCCGCTGGACGCCATGACCTACGTCGCGCACAAGGTCAGCGGCCTGCCGAAGCAGCGGGTGATGGGCATGGCGGGCGTGCTCGACTCGGCGCGGTTTCGTGCCTTCATCGCCGAAGCACTGAATGTGCCGGCAACCGACGTGCAGGCGATGGTACTGGGCGGACACGGCGACACCATGGTGCCGCTGCTCAAGTATACGACGGTCAAGGGCAAGCCGATCACGGAGCTGTTGTCCAAAGATAAACTCGCTGCGCTTGTGAAGCGGACGCAGGACGGGGGTGCGGAGATCGTGAATCTGCTCAAAACCGGCAGCGCCTTCTACGCGCCGGCGGCTTCCGCCGTGGACATGGTGGAGTCGGTTCTGGAAGATCAGAAGCGCGTGCTGCCCTGCGCGGTGAAATGCGAGGGCGAGTATGGCATCAATGGCCTCTTCGTTGGCGTGCCGGCCAAGCTGGGCCGCAAGGGCGTCGAAGCGATCGAACAGTACGACTTGTCACTGGAGGAGAAGGCCGCGCTGACCGCATCCGCAAAGGCCGTCAAGGAGCTTTGTGAGGCGGTGGATCGGCTCCTCTAG